Genomic window (Halorientalis sp. LT38):
CTGGTCTCCGGCGACCTGTCGAACACCCAGTCCCGGCTCCCGATCTACGTCCTCGGGATGGCGACCGTCTTCGTCGCCCTGATGTTCGGCCTCGTCAAGCACGACGCCGACGGCCTGACGGCCATGCTCGGCTCCGTCGGCGTCTCGCTGATCGCGTTCGTCCTCATCGGCCTCTCCGGGGAGGGGCTGACCTACGCCGTCCTGTATCCCGGTCGCGTGTTCGGTTCGCACCTCCTCGCCTACTTCCTCGCCGCCGGGCTGATCGGGACCGGCCTCGGCTACTGGGTGATCGCGTACTGGCGGGAGTTCACCGCGCGCGCGACGCCCGCGGAGTAGTCGCCCGAATTCGTTATCGCCGGGAATCATCGACGCGTCGACGAGCCCGACCCGCGTCGAAGCTCGCTGTCACGTGCGCTCACATATATACAGACGCCGACACGACCCCCCCACTCTGGCTCGCCGAAACGGTCACGATCGTGAACTGTTTTCGAACCCTCACTTTCGACTACACACCGTCGTCACGTCCCCGGATTCCGGGGCCGAAACGCTCGACTGGAAACGGACCTTTCGGGCGGCCGACGGCACTAATTACGGAGATTGCGAGACGGCGGGTCGCTTCAATTAACGCGCCGTCGTCCGATCGGTCGATCGGCGGCGACGGCACTCTGTGGCACCTGTGTCAGATATCTTGTACTGACAGTAAACGTTTTCACCCTCCCAGTCGACGCATCGAGCAGTGAACGTGTAATCGCGGCATCGTATTATAATCATGACCAAAAGTCGGTTTCGATCGCGTCGGCGACGCGGTGTGAGACTCACCGTCGAAAATCGGCCGCTCTCGAAGGGCCGGGGAGAGTCCGTCCTCGTCGGCGCGCCCTCGCTCTTGCACATCGGCCAGCGGCCGGGCGACCCGATCGAGATCCAGGGCGCCGAGATCACGTACGCGCGGGCGCGACACTCGGATCCCGACGACTGGCACGACGGCTGCATCTACATGGACGAGGTGTTCCAGCGCAACGCCGGCGTCGAACCCGGCGAGTCGGTCACGATCGAGCCCGCGCGCGTCGAACCGGCGACGACGGTCACCCTCCGCTATCACGCCGGCGCCGCCGAGCCGCGAGCCGACGGCGCGGTGCCCCAGATCCGGAGCACGCTCCGCGACCGCGCCATCTTCGCCGGCGACGTGATCCCCCTCTTCTCGATCAGTCGCTCGGACCCGCCCTGCGTCGAGATCGCCGACGTCCACCCCGACGCCGCCGGCCTCATCCGTCCGGAGACGACGCTCGACTTCGAGTGGGTCGGCTGAAACGCGAAAGCGCCGTCGCCGTCGTCTCCGCGAGGTACTCGCGGATCTCCCCCCGTCGCCACCCCTCCGGCGAGAGCACGCTCTCGGTCGCGCGCACGAGCAACTCCCCGTAGAAGGCGGGATCGTACGTTTCAGGCGACTCCGAAGCGAGCGCGACCCGGTCCCGATCGGACTTCTCGTCGTCGACGACCACGTAGGCGACGTGCTGTCCGGGGTGGAGGTCCCGACCGCGGTCGCCCGCCCGCTCCAGCGCCGCGACGGTCTTCGTGTACTGGTCGTAGGCGTCGACGGCCTTCGAGGTCCGCTTGTCGATCACGAGCCGGTCGGGATCGACCGCGCCGGCCCGCAGGGCTTCGAGTTCGCTCGCCAGCCGGTCGCAGACGGGTTCGGGCGATCGGTGGCGGTCGAACGTCTCGATCAGGTCCTGCTGGACGGCGGCCACGTATTCGGGGGTACTCCGCTGGCGGCACTCGATGCCCCTGTACTTGTAGTCGCCGCCGTCCGCTTCCCGCCCGAAGTACTTCGTCAGCGCGCCGGCGTCGCTGTCCCGGCAGGGGACGAACGCGATCCAGTCGTAGGCCGCCTCGTACTCGAGGCGGATCCCCGCGTCGTCGGTGATCTCGGCCGCGACCTCGGGCAGCGGGCGCTGGGAACAGTCCTCGCGGGCGGTGACCCAGATGCTGTCGACGATGCCGTGGACGACGCGCCAGCCGGCGGCCTCCAGCGTCTCTTTCGCGTCCAGCAGGATCTCGCGGGCGTAGGCGTTGATCGCCTCGTGGCACTCGATCCGGCCGAACTTGGCGTTCGAGAAGCCCTGGTAGCCGAAACAGGAGACCAGGATCCACTTGATCGCGGCCGAACGGCCCTCCAGATTCTCGACGCGCTCGGGGTCGGTCGCGGCGTCGATCGCCCGCTTGATATCGTCGCGGTCGTCGATCAGCGGTTGCAGGACGTCGACGAGATAGCCCGCCTCGTCGCAGACGCTGTACCCCAGTCCGGGGACGTCCTCGCGGTCGGCGTGACACGCACAGCGGATCTTGTCCGGCGAGACGTTGTACTCGCAGATGACGTTCGGGTAGAGCGAACTGAAGTCGAGTTCGTGGACGCCGTCGTGGACGCCCACGTCCGGCGAGAAGGTGAACCCGCCGCGGTCTGCCGTCTGCAACTGCCGGGCGCTCTTGAACTGCTCGTGGCGCCAGGACTTCCAGGGCACCAGCACGCCTCGATCCATCGCCTCGCGGATCTGCATCGCGGTCAGGACGTTCCCGATCGACGCCCAGGCCAGTTCCTGCAGCGGCTTCCACGACCGCCGGACGAGGTCGAGACAGCCCTCCAGGTTCGTCTCGCCGTAGAAGAACGTGTTCGACCGGTCGACGATGGCCCGCCCCGGGAGGCCATACCGCGCCGGGGAGTGCCCGACCTGGCCGTAGCTCTCGTAGGTCGATTCGCCTGCGAGTCGCTCCCAGCCGGGTTCGCGACCCAGGTCGACGTCGAGGCCGTGCTCGGCGGCCAGTTCGTACACCGTCGGAACGATCTCGGCCGAACTCAGCACGAGCACGTCCGGATCGACCGCCCGCACGCGCGCGTCGACGGTCTCGATCACGTCCGGGACCGATCCCTCGCAGGGCTCGCCGTCGATTCGAACGCCGGGGAGGTCGTCGTTGTCCAGCGCGGTCCGATCGGCGTCGATGGCAAGCGTCGTGAGGACCTCCTCGGGCGCGGGGCTGGTCCCCGTCTCCAGACAGTAGCGGAACTGCGGCGAGAAGTCGACGTTATAGAGCCGGTACTCGCCGGGCTCGCCCCACCGCCGGAGCCGCGTCGCGGCCTGCCGCACGTCGTCGATCCGCTCGACGTCGATCCGGACGACCCGTTCGGGGTCGCGTCTGAAGCCAGTCCTGTGCCGCTCGACGGCCGTCTCGGCGACGTAGGGCAGCCCCGCGACCCTCGCCGCCAGGTCGTCGACGTCGCCCGGCGCCGACGCGTACAGCGTGGGGCGGTAGCCGGCGTCGAGCTCGGACTCGGCCCCGTCGTCGGTCACCGACCAGCGCCGGACGCCCTCGTCGAGGAAGTCGACCGTGAACATCTCACTCCCCGTCCCGGGTGGATTCGGGGGGCTCGCCCCGGGCTTCGAGTTCCTCGACCCGTCGGGAGAGCGCGTCGACGCGCTTCGAGAGGTCCTCGACCTGGGCTTCGAGTTCCCGCCGTCGCCGCTCCTGGCCGAGCGCGACGGAGAACAGGATCGAGGGCAGCGGCCTGTCGCGATTCAGGTAGCCCGCGGCGTCGGCGTGTTCGCGCGCGTACTCGAACAGGGCGTCGAAGTGCTCCTGGTCGCGGCGGCGGAGGGCCCGCCGGTAGTCCCCCCAGCGCTCCTCGATCCCGTCCAGTTGCCGCCGGAAGGTGGGATTGGTCCGGCCCATCGGTCACCCCTCCAGGGTCGCCGGCGTGATCGGGTCCGGGTCGCCCACGCTGTAGCGCTCGTACAGCGGTTGCCGGGCGCGCAGGATCTCGGCCCAGTAGGTCAGCGTCGTCTGGACGAGCCCGTCGCCGAGGGGGTAGGCCAGCGTCTCGCGGTCGGCCGTCTCGAACCGCAGCCCCTGCGCTGTCTCCCGGCAGGTGATCGTCCCGTCGGCGGCCGTCTCGAAGGGCGCCGACAGGTCGTCGCGCTTCCAGCGGGAGACCAGCACCGGGACGTCGAGTTCCCGGGCGAGCGTCCGGAGCCGCGCGAGGACCCGATACAGCAGGTCCTCGGCGGTCCCCGATCTGACGTCGTCGGCCCGGTACAGCGCGTCGACCGCGGGGCAGACGATGAGCGACACGTCCTCGGGGGCCGGGACCCGGCGCGCGTCGGCGTCGGGGCCGT
Coding sequences:
- a CDS encoding type B DNA-directed DNA polymerase, producing the protein MFTVDFLDEGVRRWSVTDDGAESELDAGYRPTLYASAPGDVDDLAARVAGLPYVAETAVERHRTGFRRDPERVVRIDVERIDDVRQAATRLRRWGEPGEYRLYNVDFSPQFRYCLETGTSPAPEEVLTTLAIDADRTALDNDDLPGVRIDGEPCEGSVPDVIETVDARVRAVDPDVLVLSSAEIVPTVYELAAEHGLDVDLGREPGWERLAGESTYESYGQVGHSPARYGLPGRAIVDRSNTFFYGETNLEGCLDLVRRSWKPLQELAWASIGNVLTAMQIREAMDRGVLVPWKSWRHEQFKSARQLQTADRGGFTFSPDVGVHDGVHELDFSSLYPNVICEYNVSPDKIRCACHADREDVPGLGYSVCDEAGYLVDVLQPLIDDRDDIKRAIDAATDPERVENLEGRSAAIKWILVSCFGYQGFSNAKFGRIECHEAINAYAREILLDAKETLEAAGWRVVHGIVDSIWVTAREDCSQRPLPEVAAEITDDAGIRLEYEAAYDWIAFVPCRDSDAGALTKYFGREADGGDYKYRGIECRQRSTPEYVAAVQQDLIETFDRHRSPEPVCDRLASELEALRAGAVDPDRLVIDKRTSKAVDAYDQYTKTVAALERAGDRGRDLHPGQHVAYVVVDDEKSDRDRVALASESPETYDPAFYGELLVRATESVLSPEGWRRGEIREYLAETTATALSRFSRPTRSRASSPDG